From the genome of Strix aluco isolate bStrAlu1 chromosome 13, bStrAlu1.hap1, whole genome shotgun sequence:
GGTCCCACAGGCAGGACCCGAGCTGGTGGGCAATTTAAACTCTCCATGGTGAAGCACACAGCCCCCAGCAGTGGGTGCAGGGAAAAGCAAAATCATTTTCACGGGGCAGCGATTAGACAGGAACAACTGTGAACCTTGTACCTTCAAATCAGTTAGTTGTTGGAGCTTTTTATGGCCATAATTTTAAACCCCCTAAAGCcatcactttatttttaatatgcatttttctAACCAGTTTGAATAACAACATGGATTTATTCCTTCCACTGAGTTTACTGATATCAGCTTGCTTTGCCTAGATAAAATAACTTGTTAACTGATGTAtctccttcttccctctttcttcagTATCTTTGCTTAGGACTACTGTATTCTCCAAAAATGCTAGCAAAGAAGTGCTACTTTTCCACAAGTCTCAccattttcttgctgctttttccccctttaaCATGCAAACAATGCAGCCATGTACCAGCCCAGCACGCTCCCCAACACAATTGTGTCAAcacaaaccagaagaaaaaacccagaagcactaaataaatgttaaaatgtagCTAAAAAAAAGAGCCCTGTAAAGAAATGACCAGTCTCGGCACTGGTGGGAATGCAGGACACCCACAAGCACTGGTGCTCCTCTGTCCCAGCCAGCTCTGGACAGTTCAGTTGGGAAGTGAAAGACTACAGCTTTTTTTGGGAAATTCCTGACATTTTCTCCTTCTGGATGGGCCAGAAGATATCATAAAAGCAGCCTTTCCTCTGGTgttttggtatttcttttctGGGAACCTCCTcggtgcaggcaggcagagccaaGTCTCTCTTGTGGCATCACCCACGTTTCGGCCAGCCACGAGGGATGGCACGAAACCCACTTCGATCCCTGCCTTTGCACTCAAGTGAGTAACGTAACTCACTAAATAGCAAGGGATCAGGGTTTTTTGCAGAATTTTATAATGTTTTACAAATTGACTCCTGCAGCTGGGACACAGTTTATTTTCACCCTGAAGAGCAGCCTGGCTCAAGAGGTGATGGCTACACTCGACTCAGAAATGGTCCCTGGCAGAACGAGCTGCCCCGTGTCTGGATGCCCTGGTGCTGGGGCTAACGGAGCAGGCGGGAGAGCAGCTTGTGGCTGGGGGAAGCGTTCAGAGCAGGGCCAGATCTCAGCTGTCCCATCTCCACCACGCTGAGTGAAGACCAGGGAAGGGGATGGTGAAGCCGTTTGACCTTCCAACAGAGCCCACCCAAGCTCCTACAGCCTCAGCCCATCTCACAGCCACAGCCGCTGCCGCCCTGCAACAGGGCAAAATGAAGCGACTACCTCCCTGTCCCAGGAGGGTTTGCAAAACGCTGTGGGGTTTCTGAGTGAGGTTAATGACATTAAATGAAGGTCATCATCGCATGCTTTAAGTTGTGATTCACTGAAGAGGTGACCCATGACACCCCAAACCCAGATatcagaggagagaaagaaatacatAAGAAGTGGGACAGAGGAAAGGAGCCCTTCAGGGTTGTACCGATCCCTGGAGGAAAGCTCACTTTTCCCAGCTCTCTTTAAGAAACATTGAGCTGTAAATGCTGAATGCACATCACATTAATCTGATGACTCTCCAAGATGTCTAGACTATTGTTGGAGCTGATAGGAAGCTGGCATCATCCgagctctttcagcctttcttgccttttttttttttttaaactagtaatAAGATTCTTTTCATATTATGCACTGCTGGAAAGTCCCGTTTGCATGCAGACAGCTGCTGTGTTTATAGACACCATCCAAAATGCAGCTAAACACGACAGCTCGCTTTAAGCAGAGCAGCAGGCATTTGTTAAAATGATCATTTCCAGGGGGATTGCAGGAGATCTTgacttttttttgctattttaaagtCAAAGACCTGTCCTTATACAAAGACAAAAGTCCCACATGGAAACACGCCTTGGGAAGATCccgaaaggaaaaaaaaatccttaaaacgGAATGTCATCCTGAAAATCAGCAGCTCCCATTAATGTTAACCAGAAATACAAAGGCTGAACTAAACAGGCTGTTGAGTGGTCGAGGATCATTCTGAAAGCACAAGAAAGCTGGCTCGCCTTTAGCCCTGAACAAACCGAATACCTGAAATCCTTCCTTGCAGATCTGCAgagctaaaataaaaatgaagtaaggAATTGCATCAAAACTGCCTCCAATTAAAAGCAAAGTCCATGAGAAATGCAGTTTGGGAGGGTTCCTTCCAAGCAGTTTTTCCCCATTATAATGCAACAGGAATTATTGTACAGAAGAAAATGGATGAGAGAGTTAATTTGAACATACGTTTCAAATGAAACACCATTTTCCCCCAAAATGGAAACCCTACACTTAAAGCAAACAGGTAAACTATGTTTAAGACACAAAATACAGCTGGGGTGGGAGAAAATCAACTTAGATTAAAGCTATTTGCATATATTTAGTGAGGATGCTTTTGTTGAAGAGCGATGAAGACACTGCCCATGCTGCAGCCCCAGTTCACCCCTCCCCACGCTCGCTCTGCCTTCCCCACAGCCCTTTCCATCAACAGCCTCTCTACCCACTTTAACCCAGCATAATGTAAAAAgcaggttttaattaaaaaacagcgTGGTATGGGAAGAGGCGCAGCGAGCAGCTCTGGGCTCACCAGCTTTCCTCGGGAGCTTCTCCCCACGGCACAGGGCCTGTATCACACCGCAGGGGGAATGGGGTGGCTGCTCTGCGGCTGCACAGCCTCCCACCTAAAATAAACTCATCCTAAATGCACGATTCCTTGGGTATAGCAAAGTACACAGTGCCCTCTCCTGCCAGGAGCCgctgttttttaaatattcccCCTCACCAGCCTTTCTGCCCTTGCTTAAgtgatgaaaattaatttatgtctTGCTTTTACAAGATGTTGGTCACAAACTGCCAGTGAGCTTGAAAAAATTATGCGATTTTTCCTCGCCAGGCATTTGAGCTCAGGCAGTACTGGCCACAGCAGCACATATCCAGACCCAACCATGACATCTAGTGGGTAAGCAGCTGAACACTACCCTTCTCctctggagagaaaagaaaaaaaggtcatttttccCTTCCCACTCATTCCTGCACTCTGGCAACAACAGCCCCTTACATTTGACAGTGTCTCCCACCCGGAGGGACTGCAGAGCCCCCAGCCACCTCCAGCCCTGGAGCGTTACAGCTGGGCAGCGGCTGTTTGCAGGGACATAACCCAGCTCTGGCAGGGAAGAGGGCGATACCGCAGTCAGCTGCAGCCCTGCGATGagcagaaaaacaacaaaaaaaaatgctcccAGCTCTTTGCTGGGGTCGCAGTAAGGAGATTCCAGCTCTATTTTTCGAGCAGCTTCCAGCTGCCCAGAGGCAAGCGCCCTCGTTTTCTGTGACTCTGCCTAGCTGCAGACCTCCGTATTTGTGCACAAATCCATTAGGTTATGCAAACAAGGCAATATGCAACATTCCTGACAAGCCCCAAAGCTTGACAAGCTCATGCTCTTACAGCATTGAGCCATAcatgcctcttcctcctctactggGATGTGGCAACACCTTTGTATAACCGTcataaaaaggcaaataaagattaaaaatttaaTCAGCTTTCAAAATCAAGTTGTGAAAGTTTGTTTTTTACTAGTTTGTTTCTCTTTGCACAAAGATTGCTTTCAAACAATACAGGACTGCTGCCAAAACTGTAAAAGAGCTCAGACTCCTGAAGCTGGTAAGCACCTGGAACCAGAGTCTGTCCCAGCCAAGAGCGCTTTGTCCTgtttctgcaggtgcagagagaactttttctttgtttccatttattCTGCGTATTTCACACAGTAAATAGTCCATTCAGAGTTAAAAAGACCAAacaggatttgaaaaaaaaaaaaaaagcacaggaaactgattttatttttaattcaactGTGAGAGGAAAACTAGAGATGAGACTATGGGATTCACCATTCTAACATCATGAAGTCCAGGCTGAAAAATTCCAGCAAGAACAAAACTTAATTCATTAATGGCAAACCAAGATAGAATTAAAGTCAATTTTAGATGCGAAACATGTTGACTACAGATAGTCTCATTTAATAGAAAAATCAGTTCATGTATTTTTATTGGGTTCTAGTTTCCAAACATAGGTCAAGACAAATCATTCTACGTCAGTCCATGAGAACTGTTTCTTTCATTACAACACAGAGAAGGTGTGGAAGTTCAGTCTGAATAAACATGTGCAAGCAAACAACTCACACAAATGTATGGGTCTAACCTAGCTCCAAAGTAACTATAAAATATATCAAGTTTAGCAGAGACACTTCAGGGTGAGTGTGTCACTGTTACCaaagagaattaaaatattttcccaaagaACATCTGAAATTATTAAACTTCAGACTCTTTCATTCTGGCATCACACACACAGCTCTGACTGCATCCCACAGCCACCTCCCAGCAGTGTTTCCCCAGCCCAGGACACCTTGCACGAGGGGCTCATCAAGAGCCAGGAGACTCGGGAGCATGGGGCTGGTTTTTAGGTGTTACCTTGCCCAACCGTTCTGGTGTACAGCTGGGAGTGCATTTTGAGAGGCACTTGGCTGCCTGCACACACTCTACAcacttcttaaaattatttttttttaacacagttgaGGCTGGCATAAGGACATGCCCCGCAAGCTGTGTGCAGTCCTGTATTGTTTGATAGAAAtctttttgcaaaggaaaatagaaacaaaCTAATAAAAAGCAAACTTTCATAGCTTGATATTGAAagctaattaaatttttaatctttGCCTTTTTATGATGCTTGTTCCTATACAAAGGCCCTTGCTGGCAGCTGAGCTCATCTCTACCACCATGTTGAAGAGGAGAAAGTGCTGATAAACCTGGCTTACAAAAACAGACCAACCAACCAACACCAGGGTCCATTTATCATCAGTTTTTGTGTAAAGGAAGTTATGAGCTTTTATCTAGGTAGTAACCTCAAACATGCGCATCCCTGGGGCAAACTGACATCCTTTTTGGAACAGCCGCATCCCATCTGTCCACAGTGCCAATGACACCCTACAAAAGGCGAAGAGAGGGTGCTCTGGTCTCTCTTCTAGAGCTTGGAGGCGATGCAGGGGAACAGGCAGCTGGCACAGGACCAGAACTGAGGGAGGCTGAATCCCACAGCTCGCCTGGAGGAACTATTTCAAGCATGTTAAATTTTAACCACACATGGCAGCATCTCTACGCTCCAGGGAGAGGTCATCGCAGAGAATCACAAGCTCCATCCCAAGTCAGGCCAAAATAAGAAACAATATTTCAAAAcatcccagctccctgcaagcTGAGAGTCTGGAACAGAGCTCTTCCTCTGCCTCAGGGCAAAAAAATACACAGCTCTTTTCATCGCTGACCTTTAAATTGTCAGGAAACTAATACAAGCAATCTTCCCCGAGAAGCCATGGGGAAGGTGAAAGAACATGGCATATGAATAAATGTAAAttcagggcaggggggtggtggtgtgtgggGAATCAGCATTATATGGTGCTGTGCCTGATCAAGGCTATAATCAGGAGAAGAAGCACAGAGTAGATGAGATTCCAGCTGTCATACCCCATTGATATTGCTCTGATGCACTCCGAGTTCCTAACCTGGAGCTTGGCAGACACCCTATAAAAGAGGTGTTACGGGACTGTCTAAGAATCACAGGGATGCGACGTCTGAGAAAGCAGTTGTCAGTACTGGCACACCCCAGAGAAAGCCATCCGAGATGCCCAAAGCCTTCTGTACCATGGGTCTGTGACCAGCAGGACACCCAGAAGACAGTCTCCTgcttgaagaaataattttttgtggCAGGAACCCTGGGCATCACTCCCTCACCTTCATCCCAGCCTTGAAGCTGGCCCCTGTGCAGCAACCTTCAATGCAATATTCActtatcttcctctttcccctctgACACCACCAGCCCAGCTCACGCAGTAACAACTTGTCACAGAGCAGCTGTCAGCAGTTCCTGCTATAAAGCTCCCCTGCCAGCACTAACCTccaggagaaagcagagaagcTGCATCCTTCTCGGCCCCCGTTCGTTGTAGCATCAGTGCTGACGTGCTTCACGTTGCTCTGAAGCCACACCAGCACTAGAAGTGAGCGTGCGAGGGGCAGCAGGAAAGGGGACTCCTTTCATCTATCATTGTCTTTTCTTTGCACATCAGCTCCAAGATAATGTCAAGGTGAGTAATTAGCAAAATCCAAAAATAAAAAGAGCTCTCCCAGAGGAGCATGAGCTAACACAAGTGCCCAAGTCAGTGCTAAGCTGCATAAGGAAGGCAAAGCAGAGGAGTACTACACACTACACCTTCATGTGATTTTCCCAGTCACCTTATTGCACGGTTGGCTCCACATCCGAGTGGTGGTTTTACACTTTCCTTGAGCGGTCAAGTGTCAAGAGAAGGAACTGGTCACTGTCTTGGTGCCAACACACAGCTCTGGCGTTAGAGGGACAGGACTAAGGACTGCTCATTCCGCATCCCAGCCCCACGTGCTGAAAACCTGCTGCCTCCGAACGTCTGCCCCATGAGCCACTTGAATCAGTTCCACTAATACACTGGCTTGGGGATCAGAGGTTACATGCCTTAAGCACACCCCCCCAAATTGCCTGTATCCCACTGACCTCCTTAATTTCACCCACATCGAGTTGCTGTAGCACCGTAACCAAAAATGCGACCACAAAGGTTGGGTTCCTCCCAGTCTGCCCACCCTCAAACAGGGACCCCTCAGCAGACCCACTTCTCCATCCTGACTTTGCAGAGGTGAGGGACCTGCTCCCTACCAGCCTCCCGACAGGCAGCAACACTGGGATCGCTTCCTCGACAGGTGAGTGGAGGTGCCTGCAGGAATCGGGGCTGGAGACACTCCCGCTTGTGCGAGAGCAGCTGCTGGtcagcacagctgctgcctctCTCCTTAGGGGTGGGGAGAAGACAGATTAATCAATGAAACCGAATCCGATTCATCAGAAACTGCAGCCATCTGTTAGATTATTAATAGACACAGAACTCATGCAAAGCACTGGCATTAATATTCCAGGAATATCTTTTTCTGGAGGGAAAAGTGTAAGTTAGCAGCAACTGCAGTGTTGGGGGGGGAGAGCAGGGTGTTGATGGTTGAAATCAAATTAATGGATTTCTCTCCACCTTCCTCCAGCACAGCATCTCACCCTCAGAAgactaaacactttttttttttttttaatataatcctCACCCCAAGCCTTCTTTAGATTCCTACAACATTCACCTACCTGCCTGCTCATTTCTAAGGACTCTTCCTACTGAAGGGAGTGCAGGTCAAACTGGGAAATTGCCTCAATAACCTCCCAGCCCTGACGCTGACAAGGAACACGTCACAGGCGTGTCAGGTGTGCAGAGTGAAAAACAGGAGTGGTTTTCACATAGGAGACCAGTAAAACACTTACAGAAATCCAACGGCACTTAAACCAGCTCATTTTCACTTCTTGTACCAAGAGAATGAACAGGTGGGGGTCAGGAAGAGGAAACAACTTTCCAGGTTATTTTAAACCACCTCTATTATTTTTCAGACATGCACTTAAACCGCATGCATATTTTGCTCCTCCTTTTTTATAATCAAGTTATTTCTGTACTGTGCTTGATTCTCTTGTGAGAACAGGAAACTAAAATAAACACTCCATATTTACTCACATCAAATAGTGTTTCCAAGAGGAATTGAAATATAACTGACAAGTGGCCTATTTTTTCTTAACCTCCAGATTCTTGCCCTTGAAACATCATGCCCGGAGAAACCAGCCTCCCTCGCCTGCACCACTATTTGCTCTCTGTGAAGCAGACACAGCGGATGCACCAGAGATGAGGTGGCCCAAGGAGCTATTTTACATTCATGCCATTTTTCTCATGCCTGACCAACTAGATACAGTGCAGCCAAAGCAGATGCAAGACATCTCTCTCCTGATGGGTGCGAAGGGGAGCACAAGGAGCCCTGTCCTTGCCACCTGCAAAGCAGGTGCCCTGCTCCCCCTGAGCAGCCCTGGGACCGGGCTAGTGCTGCAGAATTCACCTCCCCAGCCCAGGAATGAAACTAGTCAAGGGTAGACAGCTATCAAATAGGCCACCTACAGATGTCAGACAAACCACACCAAACAGACCGAGGGTAGGAAAGCAGTAGTAGTTCCCAGAGATGAGAATAAACCAGCCATGACGATAAAGGCGAGCGGTAGCAAACGGGCACAACAGCTCAAGACCTCAACCCACTGTGTACAAAAAGCAGAGCTGGAGCCTGAAATAAGATCCAGGCTCCAGCAAAATGGACAATTTCCAAGTATTTCAAAAGCTTCAAACAGCTGTGGGGAGGAAGAAAACTCTCACAGCCCATGACAAGGCAGAGCGAGGCAGACACGAAAACAAGGTCTCCTCTAAAACAGAAAAGGCACTGAGACTTTGACAGTGCCCGGAGGGCACGGGTGGTGCTGGCTGGGCACACTCAGCAGGCTCCTGCTGCTAAACAATGTTTGAGGAAAATCCTCCTTCAAGATATTTGACAAGACTTGCCCACCCAGAAGACTCCCAAGAAACCAACACAGCTGTAAGCCATGTTTTGCGGGATCAGGAAAACACAGCACACGTCCCAGCAGACAACAGCGACAGCTTCGCATCCTCCGGTGACTTGCCAGCAAACCCAACCTCCCCACAGCACCACCTGGCAAATCTGAAGATGCTGATGTCCAGACAGAAGGCCGAGTACGAATCTAAAATGGCAAggtaaaggattttaaaaaatatgaggCTTCAGGGGAGGCAACTTTTCCTACTGTATGCAACTATTGCAGGGTCCTTATCTGCGAGTAGAGGCTACGGATGCTGCTGCAGCCATTGCCTCCACATGCCACTGCGAATGTCACCCAGGATCCAGCATTACAGGATTAGGTTATCAATTATTTGAAGTTATTTGAATTCATTTTCATGTCAGATGCTTGAGAAACTCCAGAGcatctgtaagattttttttgcagGGCTGCGCAGAGCTCTTGAAAAGCCTCTGGTCTAttgtgtatttttcccttttgccttAATCCAATACTGAGCATCTCTCTAGGGAAAAGTGTGCAGGCTTCTCGGCAGCATTAGCAGTGAGTCATTATCCTTTACAAATTGCAAGTCATGAATTTTAACAACTCAGAGGAAAGTGTTCATAAGTATTTTCCCAAATTCTAAGATTAGAAATTGAATAGATTTAGCCAGAGCTTGTTATGCaggaaaataaacccagaaacaGTTCCAGGCTCTACTTTCCAAATAGTACTGCTTTTCTACTGTGTAGTTAAAAGGAATGAACTTTCTAAACATAGCTAATGAACAATATTGTAATTTACAGGTATGTTGTGCAAATTGACTATTTGATTAAATCATAAAATACCTCAACATGCATTATTGCAACAGATGGCAAGTGCGTTATGCTGAATGACACTTTGCCTTGAACATTGtgtaaagaaaaatctatttgatCTTTAGTTCCTTGAAAAAGTATTAATCAATTTCTTCTTCATAAAAGGAGCTATTTCTAGGtttttagcttgcttttttttaaatctctttgccATATTCTGTTAGTTTTCCCTTGCAGTTCAAGGGAACTGCAATATAAGCAGAATCCTACGTTTCCTAAAATACGTTGCATTGCCATTTGTTGTGAGACTACTGTAGTATTTcaccactacaaaaaaaaaaccaaacacctccaACCCCAAAACTGACTCCTTTGACCATATAGTTACTTACTGTAGATTAGGATAACTAAAAattgcagcttttattttaatatattataaatTGGAAAAGTATTGGGGATGccaatatttatatttataggaacatgttaaaaaatgctagctttaaaaaagcctttagctttattaaaaaagggggaaaaaatcctgtAACTTACAACGTTTGTCTTTCCAACAGCCTGGAGCAGCGGAACAGAGAGCTGCAGTCAGAGATTAAGGGTATGCATTCAAAACTGGGACAGCAGCGTAAGTGGTACAGTCTTGTGGAGATGAAAATGCGAAATGCGGAGAGAGCAAAGGAAGatgcagagagaagaaatgaaatgctccaaaaagaaatggaagagttTTTTGAAACCTTCGGGGAAATTAACAGATGGAAATAAACAGGCATGTGTTCAGCTTGAAATTGAGCTAAACTGTAGGAGAGAGAAAGGCTAGATCCTGATTTCAGCACATACTCCCCTCTCAGAGGTGAAATAAGAAACCCAACAGTAAAAACTAGTGTGCTGATTATAAAGTGCAGTTGATGCAAACTCGTGGGGATCCCTGAAC
Proteins encoded in this window:
- the LOC141929329 gene encoding rho GTPase-activating protein 24-like — translated: MFEENPPSRYLTRLAHPEDSQETNTAVSHVLRDQENTAHVPADNSDSFASSGDLPANPTSPQHHLANLKMLMSRQKAEYESKMASLEQRNRELQSEIKGMHSKLGQQRKWYSLVEMKMRNAERAKEDAERRNEMLQKEMEEFFETFGEINRWK